One Clostridia bacterium DNA window includes the following coding sequences:
- a CDS encoding flavodoxin domain-containing protein yields MKIGIIIHSFTGNTFSIAQKLHDSLTKAGHVVNLEQIKLTGGEQPNMKDFKIEIYPDISPYDALIFGAPVRGFSLSPVMRVYLEQLVSLQDKKLICFVTQFFPYQWMGGNRAITQFRKACGQKRGTVCSTGIANWKNKSREKKITEMVEEFCKLF; encoded by the coding sequence ATGAAAATCGGTATAATAATCCATTCTTTTACCGGCAATACCTTTTCTATTGCCCAAAAACTCCATGACAGCCTTACAAAAGCAGGGCATGTAGTCAACCTTGAGCAAATTAAGCTGACTGGCGGCGAACAACCTAATATGAAGGATTTTAAAATCGAGATTTACCCTGATATAAGTCCATATGATGCCTTGATATTTGGCGCACCAGTAAGAGGTTTTTCTCTATCTCCGGTAATGAGAGTCTATTTGGAGCAATTGGTATCGCTGCAAGATAAAAAATTAATTTGTTTTGTCACACAATTCTTCCCCTACCAATGGATGGGAGGAAACCGGGCAATTACACAGTTCAGAAAAGCTTGCGGACAAAAAAGAGGAACCGTCTGCAGTACGGGAATCGCTAATTGGAAGAATAAAAGTCGTGAAAAGAAGATTACAGAAATGGTTGAAGAATTCTGCAAATTATTTTAA
- a CDS encoding transposase produces the protein MPRKARQKNPQAIFHIMCRSISEFFLFRDDDDKNKYLELLKRYTEKYKCSIYAYCLMNNHLHIQLDPKGFDVSKFMHCTNTAYVRYYNIKYKRHGHVFQDRFESRVLDTDEYNLAVSAYIHNNPQDLDGFSGKEQDYKYSSYGIYLGKRKDIYGLVDKSFIKGLFNVEDENRFVDRYFAFVSHQRDVGSFKEINKKLLITTEYQYVSGRRIILRDLLPVKVMSYISDKLMLEDSKLKESRCRGKVLEFRAFTVYALRVLCGLSYKEICNCLYNLTISGCSSLCSRGFGILKHGDSVYKDLLNELICIGNS, from the coding sequence ATGCCAAGAAAAGCCCGACAGAAAAATCCACAGGCGATTTTTCATATAATGTGCCGCAGTATATCCGAATTTTTTTTATTCAGAGATGATGATGATAAAAATAAATATCTTGAATTGCTAAAAAGATACACTGAAAAATATAAGTGCAGCATATATGCATATTGTCTGATGAATAACCATTTACACATTCAGCTTGATCCAAAGGGGTTTGATGTGTCAAAGTTTATGCACTGTACCAATACCGCATATGTAAGATATTACAATATAAAGTATAAAAGGCATGGTCATGTTTTCCAGGATAGATTTGAAAGTAGGGTGTTGGATACAGATGAGTATAATCTTGCGGTTTCAGCTTATATTCATAACAATCCTCAAGACTTGGATGGTTTCAGTGGTAAAGAACAAGATTACAAGTATTCCTCCTATGGTATTTATCTTGGTAAAAGAAAAGATATATATGGATTGGTTGATAAGAGTTTTATAAAAGGACTCTTTAATGTGGAAGATGAGAATAGATTTGTAGATAGGTATTTTGCATTTGTAAGCCACCAAAGAGACGTTGGTAGTTTCAAGGAGATTAATAAGAAATTATTGATTACTACAGAATATCAGTATGTTAGCGGTAGAAGAATTATTTTGAGGGATTTACTGCCTGTCAAAGTCATGTCATATATCTCGGACAAGCTGATGCTGGAGGATAGTAAACTTAAGGAATCAAGATGTAGGGGTAAAGTGCTTGAGTTCAGGGCTTTTACAGTCTATGCGCTAAGAGTTTTGTGTGGGCTTAGCTATAAGGAAATATGTAATTGTTTGTATAACTTAACAATTTCAGGGTGTTCAAGCCTTTGCAGTCGCGGTTTCGGAATTCTAAAGCATGGGGATTCAGTGTATAAAGATTTACTTAATGAATTAATCTGCATAGGGAATAGTTGA